A genome region from Gopherus flavomarginatus isolate rGopFla2 chromosome 9, rGopFla2.mat.asm, whole genome shotgun sequence includes the following:
- the WIPI2 gene encoding WD repeat domain phosphoinositide-interacting protein 2 isoform X2 produces the protein MKWLQPSCPLLFTPALFQQTLAELNTFKKADTEDVCIVERLFSSSLVAIVSLKAPRKLKVCHFKKGTEICNYSYSNTILAVKLNRQRLIVCLEESLYIHNIRDMKVLHTIRETPPNPAGLCALSINNDNCYLAYPGSAAIGEVQVFDTINLRAANMIPAHDSPLAALAFDANGTKLATASEKGTVIRVFSIPEGQKLFEFRRGVKRCVSICSLAFSMDGMFLSASSNTETVHIFKLETVKEKPQEEPTTWTGYFGKVLLASTSYLPSQVTEMFNQGRAFATVRLPFCGHKNICALATIQKIPRLLVGASDGYLYMYNLDPQEGGECTLMKQHKLDGSMEPANEILESASHDRPLVAQTYSAAVTKGTYVPSSPTRHAYTEDLGAVGGACLEDETNALRLDEDSEHPPMILRTD, from the exons CCGACACAGAAGATGTGTGCATCGTGGAGAGGCTGTTCTCCAGTAGCTTGGTGGCCATAGTTAGCCTTAAAGCCCCACGCAAGCTGAAAGTCTGCCACTTTAAGAAGGGGACTGAGATTTGCAACTACAGTTATTCCAATACAATCCTGGCTGTCAAACTAAATAGACAG AGGCTGATAGTATGCCTAGAAGAGTCTCTGTACATACATAACATACGAGACATGAAGGTGCTGCATACAATCAGGGAGAcgccccccaaccctgctg GCTTGTGCGCCTTGTCAATAAACAATGACAATTGCTATCTGGCCTACCCAGGAAGTGCAGCTATCGGAGAGGTGCAAGTCTTTGACACCATCAATCTG AGAGCTGCTAATATGATCCCAGCTCATGATAGTCCCTTGGCTGCATTGGCCTTTGATGCAAATGGCACTAAACTTGCCACAGCATCAGAAAAG GGGACAGTGATCCGAGTATTTTCCATTCCAGAGGGACAGAAACTCTTTGAATTCCGAAGGGGAGTGAAGAG GTGTGTAAGCATCTGCTCATTGGCCTTCAGTATGGATGGCATGTTCCTCTCTGCATCCAGTAACACAGAAACAGTGCACATCTTCAAACTCGAGACTGTGAAAGAAAA ACCTCAGGAAGAGCCTACTACCTGGACAGGTTACTTTGGAAAAGTGCTGCTGGCCTCCACAAGCTATCTGCCCTCTCAAGTCACAGAAATGTTTAACCAGGGCAGAGCCTTTGCTACAGTCCGTCTGCCATTCTGTGGACACAAAAACATCTGTGCTCTTGCCAC AATCCAGAAGATTCCCCGTTTACTGGTGGGAGCTTCTGATGGGTATCTCTATATGTACAACCTGGACCCCCAGGAAGGAGGAGAGTGCACGCTAATGAAGCAGCACAA GCTAGATGGCAGTATGGAGCCAGCCAATGAAATTTTAGAGTCTGCGTCACATGACCGGCCACTAGTAGCACAAACATATAGTGCTGCTGTGACAAAAGGTACTTATGTGCCTTCATCACCCACAAGACATG CCTATACAGAGGATCTGGGTGCAGTGGGTGGAGCTTGCCTGGAAGATGAAACCAATGCACTGCGATTGGATGAAGACAGTGAGCATCCTCCCATGATTCTTCGGACTGACTGA